AATTAAAAAACGAAGAGAACAGCCTGATACGCAATGTCTACAGCCTGAATATTGTCCGAAGGCTACCGATTGAAGGGAATGGTCAAATAGGGTTACACGCAGGTTCCGTTACGGCCATTTCGTCGCAACCATCCACCAATTATGTCCCGGCCAATGTTGTGGACGGCGCCGCAGTGGTTTGCGGACAGCGCAGACACCCCCGACTGGGAAAGGCAGGCTGTATCCTTGGCGTCTGCCGCGGGAATCATTGAGGTGCGGGACCATTTCATGCCAGGCGATAAAGCTACGTGGGCGGATGTGGTGACGGTACTGCTGAGAATGTTGAATCTTAGGGAGTTGAATCGATTATGAAAGCTTTAATTATTTCGGATATTCACAGCAACGTCAAAACGCTGGAATCGATCCGCAAGGCAGAATCCGACTGTGACGTGATTTATTGCGCGGGAGATCTTGTAGACTACGGGCCTTTCCCGCGGGAAGTTATCGAATGGGTGCATAAGAACGATGCGAATTGTGTTCGCGGTAACCATGACGACATTATTATCGACCTGTACCGAAACGGCAATAGCGGTCATGATGTGGCGGAGGATGAGATCAAGTGGGCGCATTACAATGCAAGGCTGCTCGGCGAAGCGGAAATTTCCTTCCTCGAAAGCATACCGGTCTACCGCACATTCGAGATGGACGGCTATAGCTATACAATGCAGCATCTGTACGAAAACTATTTGACGATTGATAGCTTGCCCAAGTACGATGCTTTCTGGGCGGAACGCAACGTCAGGACAATTGGGGCCGAAGAAGATCGCCGCATTATTTTCGGACATACACATCGCAGATGCATTCATTATTTGAGTGACGACAGTTTGTGGCTGAATCCGGGAAGCGTGTCCTACCGCCGTCGCGACGATCCGTCGAAAGAAGCGCACTATTTCACGATTACCGATGGCAAAATAGCGATGAAAAGTCTTGTCTATGACCGCACGCCTTTGCTCGAAGCGGCACAAAAGTTGCTGTTGAAAGAAGAAGAGATGAAGGTTGCGTACTTCTTTTTCGGGTAAGCGGGCGGGAGAGCAGGCAACAACAATGGGGACGTATCCACGATTTGGTGTCAGGATACGTCCTTTCTCAT
The window above is part of the Paenibacillus sp. FSL K6-0276 genome. Proteins encoded here:
- a CDS encoding metallophosphoesterase family protein, with product MKALIISDIHSNVKTLESIRKAESDCDVIYCAGDLVDYGPFPREVIEWVHKNDANCVRGNHDDIIIDLYRNGNSGHDVAEDEIKWAHYNARLLGEAEISFLESIPVYRTFEMDGYSYTMQHLYENYLTIDSLPKYDAFWAERNVRTIGAEEDRRIIFGHTHRRCIHYLSDDSLWLNPGSVSYRRRDDPSKEAHYFTITDGKIAMKSLVYDRTPLLEAAQKLLLKEEEMKVAYFFFG